DNA sequence from the Sulfurimonas sp. HSL3-7 genome:
GCGGCAAAAAGGTTCTCCTTCTGGAAAAGCTCTCTAAGATCGGCGCCAAGCTCAAGGCGACCGGCGGCGGGCGCTGCAACCTGACCAACACCCTTTCCAATGAGGCGTTCATGGCCCGTTTCGGGCGCGAGGGGCGTTTTATGACCCCCGCGCTCAGGGCCCTCGACTACAAGGCGCTGATCGCTTTTTTCGAAGAGATTGGCGTTGAATCGCACTTTCCCGACGGCTTCCGCGTCTTCCCCAAGACCCACTCATCGCAGACTATCATCAATGCCCTGGAGGCAGAGCTTCTGCGTCTCAGCGTGACAATCATCTGTTCGCAGAAGGCCGAAGCCCTGCTCTATGACGAGGCGCATGTCAGAGGCGTCGAGACAGCAAGCAACAGTTATAGAAGCGACAACGTCATCATCGCCACCGGCGGTCTGGGTTACCCCATGCTCGGTGCCGAAGGTGACGGCTTCGAACTGGCCAAGAGTGTCGGCCACAAGGTCACCTCCCTCCACCCGGCCATGATGCCCCTCAAGACAAAAGAGAGCTGGGTCGGGAACTGCCGCGCCGACACCATCCCCAAAGTCGAGATGTTCGTCAACCTGCCCAAGTACAAAAAGCTCAAGGCCAAAGGGGACCTTATCTTCACCAAGAACGGCATACGCGGTCCCGTCGTGCTCGACTTCTCCCGCGAGATCACTCCGCTGCTGAGCAAGTACGACGAGGTGCCGCTGCTGATGAATCTGACCAAGGGGATGAACGAAGAGCAGATCCGAGCCCATATCAAAGATGAGATCTTTAAAAACCAGGATCACACCACCCTCACCCTGCTTCAGACCCTGCTGCCCGAGGCCCTCTCGCTGGAGTTCTGCAAGCTCGCCGACGCCGACCCGGAGCTGGGCTTCAACAAACAGAGCGGTCCGAGCCGCGACAAACTCGTCAAACTCCTGGCGTGGACGCCGCTGACCGTCAACGGCCACGAAGGGTTCAAGATGGCGATGATCACCCGCGGCGGGGTTACCCTCAAGGAGATCGTTCCCGAGACGATGGAGTCCAAGAAGATGAAGGGGCTCTACTTCTGCGGGGAGGTGATGAACCTCGACGGCCCCTGCGGGGGCTACAACCTCCAGTGGTCCTTTGCCAGCGGGTATGTCGCCGGGCACCTCTCTGAACTGTAATTCCGATTTTTTACAGTTTCGAAACTCTCTTTTTTTGAATGTTTTTTGATAGTAGGGATGTCACTTTTTTCTTTGCTCGCACAAAGAAAAAGTAACCAAAAAAGAAAGTGCGATACCCTCCGGCCAAAAGTAACTACCCGAACTTTCACCTGTCAACCAATGGCATTCCGGCACTTCTGCCGGAATTGATGCCAATACGCAAAAGAAATACAAACTTCACTGAAAATATAGAATTGTATGACAGTCTATTATTCTTTACAAAGAGGCACAGCCGAGTTGTAAAAGCTTCAGCTTTTACATTTAATAGATGCGTCACCGCTTGGCTCTTTTCACAACATCTGCAGAGTGAGCTGGAACTCTATTTTACTCGTTAAAAAAATCACTTTGTCTGAGCGTAGCGAGTTAGGGATTTTTAGAGGAAAATAGAGTGGAAGCGAAGCAGTCGGTAGCCACCGACCTCGAAGCCGTTGTGAGAGCTTTTTTGCTTACTTTTTTTGCGGTGTATAAGTGCTAAAGCACTATGCAGGGAGTAACTAAATTGCAAGTCGTAAAAAAGTAAGGGAGAAGTCGATAAAGCTACATTTTTCCATAAGGCTTATGGGCTATACACTATGAAATGATCAATTAAAAGTAATGACACAAGTCATTAGAGCCTCCCTTTTACAAAACCCGTGCTATCATAATCGTTATGCAGATAAATAAACAGATCTACTCCTGGGCCATGTACGACTGGGCGAACTCCGCCTACGCCACTACCGTCATGGCCGGTTTTTTTCCCCTCTTCTTCAAAAGCTATTTCAGCAGCGAGACCGATGTCATCACCAGTACGGCGCAACTGGGAGTAGCCAATTCACTGTCGAGCATGATCATCGTGCTTCTGGCGCCGTTTCTCGGGGCCATCGCCGATGTCGGCGGCTATAAAAAACGTTTTCTCTTTCTCTTTACCTATCTGGGCATCCTGATGAGCGGGTCGCTCGCTCTGGTGCAGCAGGGCGAGTGGCAGCTGGCCGCGTTTGTCTATGTCCTCGGCAACATCGGTTTTATGGGGTCGAATATCTTCAACGACTCCCTTTTGACCACGGTCGCCAAAGAGAGAAGCTTTGACTTCGTCTCGGGTCTCGGTTTCTCGCTGGGGTATCTCGGCGGCGGGCTGCTCTTTGCCCTCAATGTCTTCATGGTACACAGGCCCGAATTTTTCGGACTGGACGACATGAACGAAGCGGTAAAGCTCTCGTTTGTAAGTGTCGCCCTCTGGTGGGCCCTTTTTTCGCTTCCGCTGCTGCTCTTTGTCAAAGAGGAACGCCCTCAACAAAAACGCAACCTTAGCGCCACCGTTTTGGCAGGCTATCGACAGCTGCTCAACACCTTTAAGAAGATCCGCCATCTCAGAGGGCTGCTGCTTTTTCTGGCCGCCTACTGGCTCTACATCGACGGGGTCGACACCATCATCCGCATGGCTGTCGACTACGCCATGGCGATCGGATTCGAGCCAAACGCGCTTGTCCTTGCTCTGCTGCTCGTGCAGTTCATCGGCTTTCCGGCCACCCTTCTCTTTTCCAAACTGGCACAGCTGTACGACACCAAAAAGGCACTCTTTGTCGCCATCGGCACCTACCTCTTTATCACGCTCTGGGCCTCGATGATGCGGGAGGCTTACGAGTTCTTTCTGCTGGCCGCGATGGTCGGAATGGTACAGGGGGGCATCCAGGCACTCAGCCGCTCCTACTACGCGAGAATGATCCCGCAGAACCAGGCCGCCGAGTTCTTCGGCTTCTTCAACTTTCTGGGGCGGTTTGCGACCATCTTCGGACCGTTGTTGATCGGCTTTGTCGCGGTGACGACGGAGAGCTCGCGTTTGGGGATCGCTTCGGTTTCTCTCTTTTTTGTGGCCGGAGGTATTCTGCTCTACTTCGTTAACGAAGAGAAAATCGCCAAAGAGGTCAGAAGCACGCTTGAATAATATGTGTTGTTTTCGTCCGAAGATTAATTCCGGCAGAAGTGACGGAATGCCATCGGTTGATAGGTGAAAGTTACAGCACTGACTTTTGGCCGGAGGGTCTGGCTCTTCTTCTTTTTCGTTAGGTTTTCTTCTTGAGCCAGCAAGAAGAAAAAGTAACATCCTATCTATCTAAAAACATTTAAAAGAAGTTCAGATCACGACACTATTCAACGCGAGACAAAGCCTTAAAGAACTGCTATAATTCCAGCAAAATTACCAAAGATATTTTATGACCTTAGAAGATCTGCACCAGCTTTTGATTACCAATGCCAAGAACAAAACAGAGGAGTACACCCGCCTCTTCCACGGGCGCGGCCACTATTACGGCGACTACAAGTTCCTCACCGTCGACAGCGCCGACAAGGTGCTATACGCCGCCTTCTTCGCCCCCGATGACGAGGAGCGGGCGATCGTTTCCATGCTTCAGGATTTTTACGGGACAGATAAGAAATGGCAGGCCATGGTCATCCAGCGCCGCTACCTCAAAGGGGCACCTTCCGAAGTGGTTGCCGGCGAACTGCCGGAGGAGACCTTTGCCTTCGAGAACGGGCTCAAGTACAGGCTCAATTTTCACAGCAACCAGAACATCGGCTTTTTCCCCGATATGAAGGTAGGCCGGGCATTCGTCCGCGACAACGCCGAAGGCAAGAACGTCCTGAACCTCTTTTCCTACACCTGCCCCTTCTCCGTCGCGGCGATGGCGGGCGGCGCGCGTGCCGTGGTCAATGTCGACATGGCCAAGGGGGCACTGGCAACGGGACGCGACAACCACCGCTACAACGGGCTCGACATCCGCGGCTGCCGTTTCATGCCCTACAACATCCTCAAGTCATGGAGCCGCATTCGAAAAGCTGGCCCTTATGACCTTATCATCATCGATCCGCCCTCATTCCAGAAAGGCTCCTTTGCCGCGACCAGCGACTATGTAAAAATCATCCGCAGGCTAAATGAGCTGGCTGCAGAGAACTGCACCGTTCTTTCGGCTCTCAACGCCCCTGAGCTGGACACGGCCTTCATCAAAGACCTTTTCAGAGAGAACGCGCCCGAATTCACCTTTGTAGAGAGGCTGGAAAACATGGAGAGCTTCCCGTCAAGCGATGACGAACGCAGCCTCAAGAACCTTATCTTCCAAAAAGGGAAAGCATGAAAGAACTCACACTGAAAGAGTACGCTGTCAAAAACAAGATCAGCCTTTTCAATGTTATGAAGATGGCGAAAAGCGGCCAGATCCCCTCCGAAACACGTACAATAAACGGCAAAGAGGAGATCTTCATCCTGAGCGACGAGGCACCCAAGGCCGAAACAGTAAAAGAAGATGAGATCATCGACTACAAACAAGCCTACTTTGAGCTCAAAGCAAAATACGACAAGCTCCTGAAGCAGAAAGGCTAGACCATCATCCGCTTTACCGATGAGAGCATGCTTGCCGTCACCAATGTTTTGAGAGAGCGGTTGAAAGAGCAGACAGAAGTTCAGTTCGAAGTGCTTAACCCCGACCTCTGCAGCGGGTGCTACGCCGGCAGCGAGGTGAGCTTAAGCGGCAGGAACTACCTTTACCGATCGCTGCGTTCTTGGCTCGATCTGGCCGCAAACCTCAACTGCCGAATGATGACACCAAGAATCGCCTCCGATGAGACCGTTATCCTCCGTTTCCAGAAGCTGGAGACGTACTCTTTTCATCAGGAGAACCCCGAAGAGAGGTCCGAGAAGTACGGCACCGACTCCAGCTTCTCCGCCATCAACAAAAACGAAGAGCCCGCCTTTCTCTCGGCCTACCTCCACGCCCTGGACCTTGCCGAAACAGCAACTAAAAAGAGAGTCTTGAACCTCGGCATCAACCGAGGCGACGAATTTGCCCTCATCCGTGAGCTGCTGCCGAAAGAGTCCTTCGAGAGCATCGAGTTCGTCGGCATCGACCACTCAAAAAGCGCCATCCAAGAGGCCGAAAGCCGTTTTGAGACGCCTAACATGCACTTCTACAGCCACGACATCAACGCGCTCGGCGAGCTGGAGCTCGGCCGTTTCGACCTCATCATCTCCATCGGCACCCTCCAGAGCCCGGGCATCAACTACAAGCCCTTTCTGATGGAACTGGTACAGAACCACCTCAGCGACGACGGCGCCCTCATACTGGGCTTTCCGAACTCCCGCTGGATCGACGGGGAGATGGTCTACGGGGCAAAGATGCGCAACTACCGCGAGTCCGACCTCTCGCTCCTGCTTGGCGACATCGACTACGCAAAACGCTACCTCCAGCAGAAGAAGTTTTCCGTCCGCATCAGCGGCAAAGAGTATATCTTTCTGACGGCGGTCTCACGGTGAGACACTACCTCAAACGCATCAAACGCCCGACGCTCAACAAAGAGGAGATCAGAGAGAAGGTGCTCCTACTTAAAGCCCAGTCGCACAACGAATACAAAGAGACGCTCATCATGCTGCGGCTGCTCTATAAGCAGGTGAAGAGCGAGAAGGAGAAAGCCTTCATTCGCCAGCAGGCCGCAGACATCGTCAAGATCAGTATCGTGCTTGTCATTGCCGCCTTGCCGACAGGTACGATCGCTGTTGCATTTCTTGAGATCGGTTTCAGAAAGATCAACCGGACCATCCTGCCGACCTCTTTTTCCGAAACGTTTCGGCAGGAGTTCAAACAAAAAAACGACGTGTAACAGACGCTGGCAGCTACGTCAATGCCGGATAATCCAGATAACCTTTTTCATCCTGCGTATAGAACGTGGCAGGATCAGGCACATTAAGTTCACCACGTTTTCTGAAACGTTCCGGAAGGTCCGGGTTTGCCAAAAACAGTGCACCGAAGGAAACTGCATCTGCCCCGCCGTTTTGGATCACGTCATTTGCACGTTCCAAATCGTACCCGCCGTTCGTGACGAGCACCCCTTTATAGGCTTCTCGCAATACGCTCAGTTCAACGACCTTGGCACCGTGCTGGATATCCCCTTCCAAAGCATCGATGATGTGCAGGTAAGCCAGGTCGAAGTCGTTGAGCTGTTTGCATATGTAGGCAAAATGTTTCTGCGGGTCCGAATCGGACATGTCGTTAAAAGTTCCGCTCGGAGAGAGCCGGACAGCGGTCCTGCCGGCGCCGATAGCATCACAAACGCCCTGAACGATCTCAAGCAGAAACCGTGCCCTGTTCGCTACCGAACCGCCGTAGACATCATCACGACGGTTGGTGCCGTCACGCAGGAACTGATCAATAAGGTAGCCGTTGGCCCCGTGTATTTCAACACCGTCAAAACCGGCTCCGACAGCATTTTTAGCTCCTGCGACATAGTCCTGAACAACCTGTGCGATCTCATCGACCGTCAATGCCCGCGGCGTTTCAAATGCTTTCATCCCTTCCGGAGTGTACGTCTCACCTGCCGGCTTGACAGCCGAGGCAGAGACAGGGAGCTCGCCGTTGTGATACGCCGAGTGTGAAATACGTCCCACGTGCCAGAGCTGCAGAAAGATCCGACCGCCTTTGTCATGGACTGCCCGGGTCACCTGCTTCCACCCTTCCACTTGTTCCGGCGTATGTATTCCCGGTGTGCACGGATAACCGATCCCAAGCGTCGAGATCTGGCTGCCCTCGGTGATGATAAGTCCGGCGGATGCCCGCTGCGCATAATATTCGGCCATCATCGCATTGGGTACATTCTCCTGCACGCTCCGGCAACGCGTCATCGGCGCCATGAAGATACGGTTTTTGAGATCATACCCACCAATTTTTATAGGTGAAAAAAGGTCCATAACACACTCCTGTAAATTGATTTAGATCTATTGTTTCATAAGAGGTGTTACATCATAATTAATAATAATATCTAATTTTAGGGTGCAAAAAAAATGCTATACTAAAACAGATCCGACCAGCTTACCGGCGCACGGGAATAGGCATCTCAAGTACATTTGGAGCAACACGACATGAAAGCTGTCATATGGACAAGATACGGACCTCCGGACCTTCTTCGTCTCGCGGAAGTGAAAAAGCCGACGCCCAGGGACGATGAACTCCTCATACAGGTCCAAGCAGCGACAGTCAACAGAACAGACTGCGCAAGCATCAGAGCAAAACCGTTTTTTATGCGCCTAGTAACGGGTGTTTTCAAACCCAAAAAACAGATTCCCGGGACCGAATTTGCCGGTGTGGTCGAAGCGGTTGGCAAAGAGGTCACCTCTCTGAAAGCCGGCGACAAGGTTTTCGGGTTTGATGACAAAGGCACTGAGTCGCAGGCCCAATACATGACGATCCATGAAGAGAGTGCCATATCAATGCCCGAAGACCTCTCGTACAGAGAGGCGGCAGGGTGTTTTGAAGGGGCCCATTATGCCTATAACTTTATCAACAAAGTAGCTCTGAAAAAAGGACAAAGCGTTCTTGTCAACGGCGCGACCGGAGCGATCGGTTCGGCTGCCGTACAGCTTCTGAATTCTTTTGGTATTCGTGTCACAGCGGTCTGCGCCACGGAAAGCATAGCATTAGTTAAATCACTGGGAGCCGAAAAAGTGATCGATTATAAAAAAGAAGACTTCACCAGGGATGAAAATAAATATGCCTTTGTTTTCGATACTGTCGGCAAAAGCTCCTTTTTCAAATGCAGACATCTGCTCCAACCGGGCGGAGCCTATATCTCCTCAGACCTGGGTTATATGGCGCAGAATATTTTTCTGCCGCTCATAACACCGCTCATAAGACCGTTGACCGGCAACAAAATAACAATATTCCCAAATCCCGTCAATATTAGAGGGAGCATGCTCTTGGTCAGAGAACTCATTGAGCAGGGAAAATTCAAGGCAGTGATAGACAGAGAGTTTCCGCTGGAGCAGATCATAGAAGCCTATAAGTACGTTGAAAAAGGGCACAAAAAGGGAAACGTCGTCATCACGATAGGACATAACGCACCTGAAAAATAAGGAGGATTTGAAATGACTAAGCAGATCGCAGACATCACACTGCCGAATGTGGCAAGAATAGCGGGAGTCGGATATCTCATCATATTTTTTTCCGGTATCTACGCAAACTTTTTTGTGCTTGAAAGTCTTATTGTACCGGGAGATGCTGTAGCAACCGCCAGCAATCTTATGGCCAACGAGATGCTCTTTCGTTTCGGTATGCTCGCCTTTGTAATCATGGTCATTTTCGACCTGGTGCTGGCCTGGGCGCTCTACGTCCTGTTTAGGCCGGTAAACCAGACTCTTTCACTGTTTGCAGCATGGCTCAGGCTGGTCAACGGTGCTATTTTTGCCGTCGCCCTGTATCAGCTGTTCAGTGTTTTGCCGCTCTTAAGCGGTGCGGCCTACTTGCAGGTCTATACAGCAGGCCAGTTGGCAGACCAGGAGATGTTGCTGCTCAAAGCCTTTAACAACACATGGCTTATCGGCTTGATCTTTTTCGGCCTGCATCTCTTTGTCCTCGGTTATCTGATCGTCAAGTCAGGTATCGTCCCCCGCATCCTCGGCCTCTTGCTGATCGTCGCATCGTTGGGATACCTGACAGACAGTTTTGCCAACATTCTTTTGCCGAACTATGCCGACTACAAAGAGATGTTTTTACTTATCGTTGCTGTACCCGGGGTCATCGGGGAGTTGTCATTCAGCTTGTGGCTCCTGTTTAAAGGTGTCAACGTCGAGTAGTGGCACATACCTGCTTTTGAATCAGCCAATTATGGAGGTGTCTATGAAAGCAATTGTCTATGACAAATACGGTTTGACCGACGTTCTCCAACTTAAAGAGGTCGATAAACCGATGCCGAATGACGACGAGGTACTGGTAAAAGTCCATGCGGTTTCCGTCAATGATTGGGACTGGCAGCTTCTACAGGGAATACCCTTTGTAAACCGTATGATGGCCGGTCTGCTAAAACCGACAAAGATCCGGATACTCGGATGTGACATCGCGGGACGTGTCGAAGCGGTCGGCAAAAATGTCCAAGCGTTCCGCGAGGGGGATGATGTGTTTGGCGACCTCTCGGGTTGCGGTTTCGGCGGTTTTGCCGAGTATGTCTGTGCCGATGAAAAGGCACTGTCCTTTAAACCCGAAGAGATGACATTCGAACAGGCGGCAACCCTTCCACAGGCAGGACTCCTCGCCCTTCAGGGTCTTCGCGAGAAAGGAGAGCTGCAGCCCGGACAAAAAGTCCTGATTAACGGTGCATCCGGAGGTGCAGGCACCTTTGCGGTGCAGATCGCCAAATCCTTCGGGGCTGAAGTGACCGGTGTCTGCAGTACGAAGAAGATGGCGTTCGTACGTTCCGTCGGGGCCGATCATGTCATTGATTACACGCAGGAAGACTTCACCAGAAACGGACACCATTATGACCTTATTCTGGATATGCAGGCACACCATTCCATCATCGATTGCAGACGATCGTTAACACCAAACGGTGTTTATCTCTTGGTCGGAGGTACTAATGCCCGGGTTTTTCAGACCATCTTACTGGGGCCATTGATCTCCCTGACCGGGAGCAAGAGGATGCGTCTGTTGCTGCACAAACCCAACAAGAATATGTCTCTACTGCTGGCACTTTTCAAAGCCGGCAAAGTCGTCCCTGTCATAGACAGGGTCTACCCTTTGAGCGAGACTGCTGATGCGATGCGGTATTTTGGAGAAGGACACAAAAAAGGAAAAGTGCTCATTACCTTGGATGAGACCAGCGCAAAGCAGAACGCATGACAACATGTTGTTACATCTTTACACTATAATATCCCATGACTAAAAACCTCAAAGCAAACGACTTCACCCTTGTCCTCTCCGGCGGCGGTGCCCTGGGCATCGCTCACCTGGGTGTTCTGCATGACCTTGAACAGCAACATATCGTGCCAGGCGAGATCATCGGGACCAGCATGGGCGGCATCATCGGTGCCTGTATGGCCGTCGGCATGAAAGAGAAAGAGATACATGAACAGATAAGACGTTTTTCCGGAGTATTCAACTGGGTGAAGTTCTCCTTTTCCGGCAATGCGGTAGTGGACAATAAAAAGATTGCCAGGATTTTTGACAACATCTTCAAAGAGAAGAAGATGCGAGATACCGACATCCCCCTAAAACTTATCGCGACGAACCTTCTCAACGGCGACAAGAAAGTCTTTGACGCCTCGGACGATGTCTGCATCAAAGATGCCGTACTTGCGACGATGGCGATTCCCGGGATATTCGAAGAGCATCTCATCGACGGCACGGTCTACGGCGACGGCTTCCTGTGCGAAAACCTTGGCATCAACGAAGCGACGTTTGACAACGTCCTTGCCGTGGACGTTCTCGGAAAAAATGCCTTCGACAAGGAGATGCCCGACAACTTCTTCAAGACGATGAACGTCCTGGAGATGTTCGAAAAGTCCATAAGGCTGCTCATCTACAACCAGACCCGCTCACACACCGGACACAGCAGCAAAAACATCACCCTTCTTGAACCCGAAACGAAAGCATACAAGACCTTTTATTTTCACAAAACAGAGGAGATAAGAGCACTGGGGCTGGGGCTGTTAAGCGCTAAGAGGTCAAAATGAGTCTAAAAGCATATAACCGCCCTCTTCCGCATTCTATTTCAATGATGAAGAAGTGGATTTTTATTTTTTAGAAACTGGAGGTGTCACATTACTTTTAAAGCGTTCGCTCCATAAGTGACATACTCCTCTTGCGGAAAACTCTGTGCGTCAATACGCGCCGTGTCGCCGACAAGGGCTTTGGCACCGAGATAATCGCCCTCTTCTTCAAGCTGTTTTGCCTTGGCGTAGAGCTCCTTGATACGTCCGATCGCCGGCAGTTCTGGCTTTTTTCGGACAGCGATATAACCAACCATTTGGTCTGAAAGGAGTTTCGGGGTGACATGGACGATGACCCAGTAGAAATTGCCATCTTTGCGGCAGTTCTTAACATACCCCTGCCAGCTTCTCCCGTCGTGCAGCGTCTGCCACATCAGCGAAAAACAGGCGGCAGGCATGTCCGGATGTCGGATGATGCTGTGGGGACGCCCTAGCAGTTCCTCTCTGGCATAGCCGGACATCTCTGTGAACTTCCGGTTTACAAAGGTAATTCGACCGCCCAGGTCAGTTTCAGTGATCATCGGAAGGCCGTCGTAAAAAAACTCTTTTTGATCGGTAATGGTGGTTTGGGACAATGCTTCGGACATGACAACTCCTTGTTGCATCGAATGAGCGGGAAGTATACGCCGAGCATCTCACGGTTCCGACACAATCTGCTCAATCGTTATATATTAAAAAACATAATGAAATAATACAGGATATGATTTCATTAGAGACGAAAAAAAATGCCTATTATTTAGGCAGTGAAGATTTTCTCATATAAAACGCTTACAACCGGCGGATGCTCGGTAAGCAGTTCGGGGAGTGTTTCGAAATAATAAATTACTTCCCACTGTACCGGCTGCAATTTATAATACAACAAAGTATATAGCAATAAATATATGAGGGGGATGGAAAGATAAAAAATATCCGGAGTTATTATCCTTGGAAGCATCATCGTAAAAACGCACTAAAAAACCTATCCGACCGGTATCAGTGTCGGCAAGATCCATATCACTACCGGCCGCCCTGCTACTCCCTGTCAAAATCCTTATGCGCTTTGGCAGCTGCCGCATTTTGTCTCTCATACGAATTATCCGGTTTGGTGCCTGCCGCTGTACAGCCGCTTAACATTACTAACATTGTCAACATCAACATTGGCGTTTTCATTTTTTTCCTTTAGTCCAATATGTAACAGCATTTTACTGTGTATTTGTTCAAAGCTTCTATTATCGTTATGACCCTATCAGCCGAAGCATCGCTCAGAATGAAGAGGCAATGCCTTGAATTATGAAGGAAGAGAAACTATAATTGGAATTTAACAACATAAATCTACAGTTCCAAGTTGTACTTGGGACTGCCTACATCGACTTCAAAACCCAAATACGATTTGTGAACTTATAAAACATCAATATGTATTCCCAACCTAATTCCAAACTTAGAAAATGCCCCATCCTCACCACTAACAAAACATTTACGCAAATTTCAGTATAATCGCAAAAACTATAGGCAGAACAAGGCAGATAAATGATCGCATACGACAGCATTAAACCGTGGTTATTCAAGTTAGAACC
Encoded proteins:
- a CDS encoding NAD(P)/FAD-dependent oxidoreductase, with translation MQNYDVIVIGSGAAGMIAAITAARRGKKVLLLEKLSKIGAKLKATGGGRCNLTNTLSNEAFMARFGREGRFMTPALRALDYKALIAFFEEIGVESHFPDGFRVFPKTHSSQTIINALEAELLRLSVTIICSQKAEALLYDEAHVRGVETASNSYRSDNVIIATGGLGYPMLGAEGDGFELAKSVGHKVTSLHPAMMPLKTKESWVGNCRADTIPKVEMFVNLPKYKKLKAKGDLIFTKNGIRGPVVLDFSREITPLLSKYDEVPLLMNLTKGMNEEQIRAHIKDEIFKNQDHTTLTLLQTLLPEALSLEFCKLADADPELGFNKQSGPSRDKLVKLLAWTPLTVNGHEGFKMAMITRGGVTLKEIVPETMESKKMKGLYFCGEVMNLDGPCGGYNLQWSFASGYVAGHLSEL
- a CDS encoding MFS transporter gives rise to the protein MQINKQIYSWAMYDWANSAYATTVMAGFFPLFFKSYFSSETDVITSTAQLGVANSLSSMIIVLLAPFLGAIADVGGYKKRFLFLFTYLGILMSGSLALVQQGEWQLAAFVYVLGNIGFMGSNIFNDSLLTTVAKERSFDFVSGLGFSLGYLGGGLLFALNVFMVHRPEFFGLDDMNEAVKLSFVSVALWWALFSLPLLLFVKEERPQQKRNLSATVLAGYRQLLNTFKKIRHLRGLLLFLAAYWLYIDGVDTIIRMAVDYAMAIGFEPNALVLALLLVQFIGFPATLLFSKLAQLYDTKKALFVAIGTYLFITLWASMMREAYEFFLLAAMVGMVQGGIQALSRSYYARMIPQNQAAEFFGFFNFLGRFATIFGPLLIGFVAVTTESSRLGIASVSLFFVAGGILLYFVNEEKIAKEVRSTLE
- a CDS encoding class I SAM-dependent methyltransferase — protein: MTLEDLHQLLITNAKNKTEEYTRLFHGRGHYYGDYKFLTVDSADKVLYAAFFAPDDEERAIVSMLQDFYGTDKKWQAMVIQRRYLKGAPSEVVAGELPEETFAFENGLKYRLNFHSNQNIGFFPDMKVGRAFVRDNAEGKNVLNLFSYTCPFSVAAMAGGARAVVNVDMAKGALATGRDNHRYNGLDIRGCRFMPYNILKSWSRIRKAGPYDLIIIDPPSFQKGSFAATSDYVKIIRRLNELAAENCTVLSALNAPELDTAFIKDLFRENAPEFTFVERLENMESFPSSDDERSLKNLIFQKGKA
- a CDS encoding methyltransferase domain-containing protein → MLAVTNVLRERLKEQTEVQFEVLNPDLCSGCYAGSEVSLSGRNYLYRSLRSWLDLAANLNCRMMTPRIASDETVILRFQKLETYSFHQENPEERSEKYGTDSSFSAINKNEEPAFLSAYLHALDLAETATKKRVLNLGINRGDEFALIRELLPKESFESIEFVGIDHSKSAIQEAESRFETPNMHFYSHDINALGELELGRFDLIISIGTLQSPGINYKPFLMELVQNHLSDDGALILGFPNSRWIDGEMVYGAKMRNYRESDLSLLLGDIDYAKRYLQQKKFSVRISGKEYIFLTAVSR
- a CDS encoding alkene reductase, coding for MDLFSPIKIGGYDLKNRIFMAPMTRCRSVQENVPNAMMAEYYAQRASAGLIITEGSQISTLGIGYPCTPGIHTPEQVEGWKQVTRAVHDKGGRIFLQLWHVGRISHSAYHNGELPVSASAVKPAGETYTPEGMKAFETPRALTVDEIAQVVQDYVAGAKNAVGAGFDGVEIHGANGYLIDQFLRDGTNRRDDVYGGSVANRARFLLEIVQGVCDAIGAGRTAVRLSPSGTFNDMSDSDPQKHFAYICKQLNDFDLAYLHIIDALEGDIQHGAKVVELSVLREAYKGVLVTNGGYDLERANDVIQNGGADAVSFGALFLANPDLPERFRKRGELNVPDPATFYTQDEKGYLDYPALT
- a CDS encoding NAD(P)-dependent alcohol dehydrogenase, giving the protein MKAVIWTRYGPPDLLRLAEVKKPTPRDDELLIQVQAATVNRTDCASIRAKPFFMRLVTGVFKPKKQIPGTEFAGVVEAVGKEVTSLKAGDKVFGFDDKGTESQAQYMTIHEESAISMPEDLSYREAAGCFEGAHYAYNFINKVALKKGQSVLVNGATGAIGSAAVQLLNSFGIRVTAVCATESIALVKSLGAEKVIDYKKEDFTRDENKYAFVFDTVGKSSFFKCRHLLQPGGAYISSDLGYMAQNIFLPLITPLIRPLTGNKITIFPNPVNIRGSMLLVRELIEQGKFKAVIDREFPLEQIIEAYKYVEKGHKKGNVVITIGHNAPEK
- a CDS encoding DUF4386 domain-containing protein encodes the protein MTKQIADITLPNVARIAGVGYLIIFFSGIYANFFVLESLIVPGDAVATASNLMANEMLFRFGMLAFVIMVIFDLVLAWALYVLFRPVNQTLSLFAAWLRLVNGAIFAVALYQLFSVLPLLSGAAYLQVYTAGQLADQEMLLLKAFNNTWLIGLIFFGLHLFVLGYLIVKSGIVPRILGLLLIVASLGYLTDSFANILLPNYADYKEMFLLIVAVPGVIGELSFSLWLLFKGVNVE
- a CDS encoding NAD(P)-dependent alcohol dehydrogenase gives rise to the protein MKAIVYDKYGLTDVLQLKEVDKPMPNDDEVLVKVHAVSVNDWDWQLLQGIPFVNRMMAGLLKPTKIRILGCDIAGRVEAVGKNVQAFREGDDVFGDLSGCGFGGFAEYVCADEKALSFKPEEMTFEQAATLPQAGLLALQGLREKGELQPGQKVLINGASGGAGTFAVQIAKSFGAEVTGVCSTKKMAFVRSVGADHVIDYTQEDFTRNGHHYDLILDMQAHHSIIDCRRSLTPNGVYLLVGGTNARVFQTILLGPLISLTGSKRMRLLLHKPNKNMSLLLALFKAGKVVPVIDRVYPLSETADAMRYFGEGHKKGKVLITLDETSAKQNA
- a CDS encoding patatin-like phospholipase family protein: MTKNLKANDFTLVLSGGGALGIAHLGVLHDLEQQHIVPGEIIGTSMGGIIGACMAVGMKEKEIHEQIRRFSGVFNWVKFSFSGNAVVDNKKIARIFDNIFKEKKMRDTDIPLKLIATNLLNGDKKVFDASDDVCIKDAVLATMAIPGIFEEHLIDGTVYGDGFLCENLGINEATFDNVLAVDVLGKNAFDKEMPDNFFKTMNVLEMFEKSIRLLIYNQTRSHTGHSSKNITLLEPETKAYKTFYFHKTEEIRALGLGLLSAKRSK
- a CDS encoding PAS domain S-box protein; protein product: MSEALSQTTITDQKEFFYDGLPMITETDLGGRITFVNRKFTEMSGYAREELLGRPHSIIRHPDMPAACFSLMWQTLHDGRSWQGYVKNCRKDGNFYWVIVHVTPKLLSDQMVGYIAVRKKPELPAIGRIKELYAKAKQLEEEGDYLGAKALVGDTARIDAQSFPQEEYVTYGANALKVM